The Tripterygium wilfordii isolate XIE 37 chromosome 4, ASM1340144v1, whole genome shotgun sequence genome has a window encoding:
- the LOC119997434 gene encoding ubinuclein-1-like isoform X2: protein MGDERSDGGESSRVQPTCLRKGDRQLFSVELRPGETTFVSWRKLVKDASKGSGSARSTDTPANAHPNLESRIAPAQLAESTEIDAPHPNRYSAVIEKIERLYTGKDSSDEEDLMDIPDDDQYDTEDSFIDDAELDEYFEVDNSAIKHDGFFVNRGKLERINEPALIPHQQPKKRRRKDSTKALGEDGDGRVSNKPAKVSKAAAGKSNPLLNNSSAPSQNLAVNSGHHEEMKSENQLNASGNSSKKKAADTKMISDPSPYLNVPNGDASASQADAKDIEKPKAGDVQAKNPSPKLKDASGSSDASHQKYYEKSAYSVSKVPSAKPLNNNEVELSFRMGEKNGIRELSRTNVVENKSSIQIMKTSHVHKKDGSSFRSKSSMLERAIGELQKIVAESRPPGIENQEADASSQAMKRTRLTREMKLKLSKVARLAQASQGKISQELINRLMSILGHIVQLRTLKRNLKVMINMGLSAKQEKDHKFQHLKKEVVEMIKMRVPSLDSKAFEQQAGLSDDFQEVGSVEKGVNKRKFRMDAAMEDKICDLYDLFIDGLDEDSGPQIRKLYSELAELWPNGFMDNHGIKRAICRAKERRRALYTQHKETIKNKKLLAQRSEAAAAAKVDTGSIAQSQSVRDRLATDHDGHVLVLPHKSVSNTTAAAVRTPSPSASAPNLNRPKPEKSKGSLTHSMGDAKMADGAPLAKKKVKRKPEPGLDGTHPHPEKLHTQSDERHKSLKLA, encoded by the exons ATGGGTGATGAGAGGAGTGATGGCGGTGAATCGTCGAGGGTTCAGCCGACTTGTTTGAGGAAGGGTGACCGACAGCTGTTCTCGGTGGAGCTCCGACCCGGAGAGACTACATTCGTGTCGTGGAGGAAGCTCGTGAAAGATGCCAGTAAGGGCTCCGGATCCGCCCGCTCGACTGATACGCCGGCCAACGCCCATCCCAACCTAGAGTCTCGTATCGCTCCC GCACAATTAGCTGAAAGCACAGAGATAGACGCACCTCATCCAAATCGTTACAGTGCGGTCATTGAGAAGATTGAGCGCCTTTACACT GGCAAGGATAGTAGTGATGAGGAAGATCTAATGGATATTCCTGATGATGATCAGTATGATACCGAAGACTCTTTTATTGATGATGCTGAATTG GATGAATATTTTGAAGTTGATAATTCTGCAATAAAGCACGATGGATTCTTTGTTAATCGGGGGAAGTTGGAACGCAT AAATGAACCTGCTCTAATACCTCACCAGCAACCAAAGAAAAGGCGAAGAAAAGATTCAACAAAGGCTCTTGGTGAGGATGGTGATGGTCGTGTATCCAATAAACCTGCAAAAGTCAGTAAGGCAGCAGCTGGAAAGTCAAATCCATTGCTCAATAATTCTTCTGCTCCATCTCAAAATTTAGCTGTGAATAGTGGTCACCATGAGGAAATGAAGTctgaaaatcaattgaatgcaTCTGGGAATTCTTCCAAGAAGAAGGCTGCTGATACCAAAATGATATCCGATCCTTCCCCATATTTAAATGTTCCAAATGGCGATGCTTCTGCATCTCAAGCAGATGCAAAAGATATTGAAAAGCCAAAGGCTGGAGATGTACAGGCAAAGAATCCCAGCCCTAAGTTGAAAGATGCCAGTGGATCCTCTGATGCCTCACATCAGAAATACTATGAGAAAAGTGCTTATTCAGTATCCAAAGTGCCATCTGCAAAACCATTGAATAATAATGAGGTGGAGCTATCTTTTCGAATGGGGGAAAAGAATGGAATCCGTGAACTGTCCCGCACTAACGTTGTAGAGAATAAATCTTCCATTCAAATAATG AAAACGTCTCATGTGCACAAGAAGGATGGTTCCAGTTTTAGGTCTAAAAGTTCAATGCTTGAAAGGGCCATAGGGGAGCTACAGAAGATTGTTGCAGAAT CAAGACCACCTGGGATCGAAAATCAAGAGGCGGATGCTTCATCCCAGGCAATGAAAAGGACTCGACTTACTCGAGAAATGAAGCTAAAGCTTTCTAAAGTTGCTAGACTAGCG CAGGCAAGCCAAGGGAAAATATCACAGGAGTTAATCAATCGCCTCATGAGCATTCTTGGTCACATAGTACAGCTCAGAACGTTAAAG AGAAACTTAAAAGTTATGATCAACATGGGTTTGTCAGCGAAGCAGGAGAAAGATCATAAATTTCAGCATCTAAAGAAGGAAGTGGTTGAGATGATAAAAATGCGCGTACCATCTTTAGATTCCAAG GCATTTGAACAACAAGCTGGCTTGTCAGATGATTTTCAAGAAGTTGGTTCAGTGGAAAAGGGAGTCAATAAAAGGAAATTTCGCATGGATGCTGCGATGGAGGACAAGATTTGTGATCTTTATGACCTTTTCATCGAT GGGTTGGATGAAGATTCTGGTCCACAAATCAGGAAGCTGTATTCAGAG CTTGCAGAATTGTGGCCAAACGGTTTCATGGATAACCATGGTATCAAAAGAGCAATTTGTCGGGCAAAAGAGAGACGCAGGGCATTGTACACCCAACATAAG GAGACGATAAAGAATAAGAAGTTGTTGGCCCAGAGATCAGAGGCGGCGGCGGCGGCTAAAGTTGACACTGGTTCAATTGCTCAGTCTCAAAGTGTACGGGACAGGTTGGCTACTGATCACGATGGTCATGTTTTGGTTCTCCCTCACAAGTCTGTTTCCAATACAACAGCAGCGGCAGTCCGAACGCCTAGTCCTTCCGCGAGTGCTCCCAATTTGAACAGGCCAAAACCAGAGAAGTCGAAGGGAAGTTTAACTCATTCAATGGGTGATGCAAAGATGGCAGATGGGGCACCACTAGCAAAGAAAAAGGTGAAGAGAAAGCCAGAGCCAGGGTTGGATGGAACACATCCCCATCCGGAGAAGTTACATACCCAGTCGGATGAAAGACACAAATCCCTCAAGCTGGCTTAA
- the LOC119997434 gene encoding ubinuclein-1-like isoform X1 produces MGDERSDGGESSRVQPTCLRKGDRQLFSVELRPGETTFVSWRKLVKDASKGSGSARSTDTPANAHPNLESRIAPAQLAESTEIDAPHPNRYSAVIEKIERLYTGKDSSDEEDLMDIPDDDQYDTEDSFIDDAELDEYFEVDNSAIKHDGFFVNRGKLERINEPALIPHQQPKKRRRKDSTKALGEDGDGRVSNKPAKVSKAAAGKSNPLLNNSSAPSQNLAVNSGHHEEMKSENQLNASGNSSKKKAADTKMISDPSPYLNVPNGDASASQADAKDIEKPKAGDVQAKNPSPKLKDASGSSDASHQKYYEKSAYSVSKVPSAKPLNNNEVELSFRMGEKNGIRELSRTNVVENKSSIQIMKTSHVHKKDGSSFRSKSSMLERAIGELQKIVAESRPPGIENQEADASSQAMKRTRLTREMKLKLSKVARLAQASQGKISQELINRLMSILGHIVQLRTLKRNLKVMINMGLSAKQEKDHKFQHLKKEVVEMIKMRVPSLDSKAFEQQAGLSDDFQEVGSVEKGVNKRKFRMDAAMEDKICDLYDLFIDGLDEDSGPQIRKLYSELAELWPNGFMDNHGIKRAICRAKERRRALYTQHKDQETIKNKKLLAQRSEAAAAAKVDTGSIAQSQSVRDRLATDHDGHVLVLPHKSVSNTTAAAVRTPSPSASAPNLNRPKPEKSKGSLTHSMGDAKMADGAPLAKKKVKRKPEPGLDGTHPHPEKLHTQSDERHKSLKLA; encoded by the exons ATGGGTGATGAGAGGAGTGATGGCGGTGAATCGTCGAGGGTTCAGCCGACTTGTTTGAGGAAGGGTGACCGACAGCTGTTCTCGGTGGAGCTCCGACCCGGAGAGACTACATTCGTGTCGTGGAGGAAGCTCGTGAAAGATGCCAGTAAGGGCTCCGGATCCGCCCGCTCGACTGATACGCCGGCCAACGCCCATCCCAACCTAGAGTCTCGTATCGCTCCC GCACAATTAGCTGAAAGCACAGAGATAGACGCACCTCATCCAAATCGTTACAGTGCGGTCATTGAGAAGATTGAGCGCCTTTACACT GGCAAGGATAGTAGTGATGAGGAAGATCTAATGGATATTCCTGATGATGATCAGTATGATACCGAAGACTCTTTTATTGATGATGCTGAATTG GATGAATATTTTGAAGTTGATAATTCTGCAATAAAGCACGATGGATTCTTTGTTAATCGGGGGAAGTTGGAACGCAT AAATGAACCTGCTCTAATACCTCACCAGCAACCAAAGAAAAGGCGAAGAAAAGATTCAACAAAGGCTCTTGGTGAGGATGGTGATGGTCGTGTATCCAATAAACCTGCAAAAGTCAGTAAGGCAGCAGCTGGAAAGTCAAATCCATTGCTCAATAATTCTTCTGCTCCATCTCAAAATTTAGCTGTGAATAGTGGTCACCATGAGGAAATGAAGTctgaaaatcaattgaatgcaTCTGGGAATTCTTCCAAGAAGAAGGCTGCTGATACCAAAATGATATCCGATCCTTCCCCATATTTAAATGTTCCAAATGGCGATGCTTCTGCATCTCAAGCAGATGCAAAAGATATTGAAAAGCCAAAGGCTGGAGATGTACAGGCAAAGAATCCCAGCCCTAAGTTGAAAGATGCCAGTGGATCCTCTGATGCCTCACATCAGAAATACTATGAGAAAAGTGCTTATTCAGTATCCAAAGTGCCATCTGCAAAACCATTGAATAATAATGAGGTGGAGCTATCTTTTCGAATGGGGGAAAAGAATGGAATCCGTGAACTGTCCCGCACTAACGTTGTAGAGAATAAATCTTCCATTCAAATAATG AAAACGTCTCATGTGCACAAGAAGGATGGTTCCAGTTTTAGGTCTAAAAGTTCAATGCTTGAAAGGGCCATAGGGGAGCTACAGAAGATTGTTGCAGAAT CAAGACCACCTGGGATCGAAAATCAAGAGGCGGATGCTTCATCCCAGGCAATGAAAAGGACTCGACTTACTCGAGAAATGAAGCTAAAGCTTTCTAAAGTTGCTAGACTAGCG CAGGCAAGCCAAGGGAAAATATCACAGGAGTTAATCAATCGCCTCATGAGCATTCTTGGTCACATAGTACAGCTCAGAACGTTAAAG AGAAACTTAAAAGTTATGATCAACATGGGTTTGTCAGCGAAGCAGGAGAAAGATCATAAATTTCAGCATCTAAAGAAGGAAGTGGTTGAGATGATAAAAATGCGCGTACCATCTTTAGATTCCAAG GCATTTGAACAACAAGCTGGCTTGTCAGATGATTTTCAAGAAGTTGGTTCAGTGGAAAAGGGAGTCAATAAAAGGAAATTTCGCATGGATGCTGCGATGGAGGACAAGATTTGTGATCTTTATGACCTTTTCATCGAT GGGTTGGATGAAGATTCTGGTCCACAAATCAGGAAGCTGTATTCAGAG CTTGCAGAATTGTGGCCAAACGGTTTCATGGATAACCATGGTATCAAAAGAGCAATTTGTCGGGCAAAAGAGAGACGCAGGGCATTGTACACCCAACATAAG GATCAGGAGACGATAAAGAATAAGAAGTTGTTGGCCCAGAGATCAGAGGCGGCGGCGGCGGCTAAAGTTGACACTGGTTCAATTGCTCAGTCTCAAAGTGTACGGGACAGGTTGGCTACTGATCACGATGGTCATGTTTTGGTTCTCCCTCACAAGTCTGTTTCCAATACAACAGCAGCGGCAGTCCGAACGCCTAGTCCTTCCGCGAGTGCTCCCAATTTGAACAGGCCAAAACCAGAGAAGTCGAAGGGAAGTTTAACTCATTCAATGGGTGATGCAAAGATGGCAGATGGGGCACCACTAGCAAAGAAAAAGGTGAAGAGAAAGCCAGAGCCAGGGTTGGATGGAACACATCCCCATCCGGAGAAGTTACATACCCAGTCGGATGAAAGACACAAATCCCTCAAGCTGGCTTAA
- the LOC119997434 gene encoding ubinuclein-1-like isoform X3: MGDERSDGGESSRVQPTCLRKGDRQLFSVELRPGETTFVSWRKLVKDASKGSGSARSTDTPANAHPNLESRIAPAQLAESTEIDAPHPNRYSAVIEKIERLYTGKDSSDEEDLMDIPDDDQYDTEDSFIDDAELDEYFEVDNSAIKHDGFFVNRGKLERINEPALIPHQQPKKRRRKDSTKALGEDGDGRVSNKPAKVSKAAAGKSNPLLNNSSAPSQNLAVNSGHHEEMKSENQLNASGNSSKKKAADTKMISDPSPYLNVPNGDASASQADAKDIEKPKAGDVQAKNPSPKLKDASGSSDASHQKYYEKSAYSVSKVPSAKPLNNNEVELSFRMGEKNGIRELSRTNVVENKSSIQIMKTSHVHKKDGSSFRSKSSMLERAIGELQKIVAESRPPGIENQEADASSQAMKRTRLTREMKLKLSKVARLAQASQGKISQELINRLMSILGHIVQLRTLKRNLKVMINMGLSAKQEKDHKFQHLKKEVVEMIKMRVPSLDSKAFEQQAGLSDDFQEVGSVEKGVNKRKFRMDAAMEDKICDLYDLFIDGLDEDSGPQIRKLYSENCGQTVSWITMVSKEQFVGQKRDAGHCTPNIRIRRR; encoded by the exons ATGGGTGATGAGAGGAGTGATGGCGGTGAATCGTCGAGGGTTCAGCCGACTTGTTTGAGGAAGGGTGACCGACAGCTGTTCTCGGTGGAGCTCCGACCCGGAGAGACTACATTCGTGTCGTGGAGGAAGCTCGTGAAAGATGCCAGTAAGGGCTCCGGATCCGCCCGCTCGACTGATACGCCGGCCAACGCCCATCCCAACCTAGAGTCTCGTATCGCTCCC GCACAATTAGCTGAAAGCACAGAGATAGACGCACCTCATCCAAATCGTTACAGTGCGGTCATTGAGAAGATTGAGCGCCTTTACACT GGCAAGGATAGTAGTGATGAGGAAGATCTAATGGATATTCCTGATGATGATCAGTATGATACCGAAGACTCTTTTATTGATGATGCTGAATTG GATGAATATTTTGAAGTTGATAATTCTGCAATAAAGCACGATGGATTCTTTGTTAATCGGGGGAAGTTGGAACGCAT AAATGAACCTGCTCTAATACCTCACCAGCAACCAAAGAAAAGGCGAAGAAAAGATTCAACAAAGGCTCTTGGTGAGGATGGTGATGGTCGTGTATCCAATAAACCTGCAAAAGTCAGTAAGGCAGCAGCTGGAAAGTCAAATCCATTGCTCAATAATTCTTCTGCTCCATCTCAAAATTTAGCTGTGAATAGTGGTCACCATGAGGAAATGAAGTctgaaaatcaattgaatgcaTCTGGGAATTCTTCCAAGAAGAAGGCTGCTGATACCAAAATGATATCCGATCCTTCCCCATATTTAAATGTTCCAAATGGCGATGCTTCTGCATCTCAAGCAGATGCAAAAGATATTGAAAAGCCAAAGGCTGGAGATGTACAGGCAAAGAATCCCAGCCCTAAGTTGAAAGATGCCAGTGGATCCTCTGATGCCTCACATCAGAAATACTATGAGAAAAGTGCTTATTCAGTATCCAAAGTGCCATCTGCAAAACCATTGAATAATAATGAGGTGGAGCTATCTTTTCGAATGGGGGAAAAGAATGGAATCCGTGAACTGTCCCGCACTAACGTTGTAGAGAATAAATCTTCCATTCAAATAATG AAAACGTCTCATGTGCACAAGAAGGATGGTTCCAGTTTTAGGTCTAAAAGTTCAATGCTTGAAAGGGCCATAGGGGAGCTACAGAAGATTGTTGCAGAAT CAAGACCACCTGGGATCGAAAATCAAGAGGCGGATGCTTCATCCCAGGCAATGAAAAGGACTCGACTTACTCGAGAAATGAAGCTAAAGCTTTCTAAAGTTGCTAGACTAGCG CAGGCAAGCCAAGGGAAAATATCACAGGAGTTAATCAATCGCCTCATGAGCATTCTTGGTCACATAGTACAGCTCAGAACGTTAAAG AGAAACTTAAAAGTTATGATCAACATGGGTTTGTCAGCGAAGCAGGAGAAAGATCATAAATTTCAGCATCTAAAGAAGGAAGTGGTTGAGATGATAAAAATGCGCGTACCATCTTTAGATTCCAAG GCATTTGAACAACAAGCTGGCTTGTCAGATGATTTTCAAGAAGTTGGTTCAGTGGAAAAGGGAGTCAATAAAAGGAAATTTCGCATGGATGCTGCGATGGAGGACAAGATTTGTGATCTTTATGACCTTTTCATCGAT GGGTTGGATGAAGATTCTGGTCCACAAATCAGGAAGCTGTATTCAGAG AATTGTGGCCAAACGGTTTCATGGATAACCATGGTATCAAAAGAGCAATTTGTCGGGCAAAAGAGAGACGCAGGGCATTGTACACCCAACATAAG GATCAGGAGACGATAA
- the LOC119997434 gene encoding ubinuclein-1-like isoform X4: MGDERSDGGESSRVQPTCLRKGDRQLFSVELRPGETTFVSWRKLVKDASKGSGSARSTDTPANAHPNLESRIAPAQLAESTEIDAPHPNRYSAVIEKIERLYTGKDSSDEEDLMDIPDDDQYDTEDSFIDDAELDEYFEVDNSAIKHDGFFVNRGKLERINEPALIPHQQPKKRRRKDSTKALGEDGDGRVSNKPAKVSKAAAGKSNPLLNNSSAPSQNLAVNSGHHEEMKSENQLNASGNSSKKKAADTKMISDPSPYLNVPNGDASASQADAKDIEKPKAGDVQAKNPSPKLKDASGSSDASHQKYYEKSAYSVSKVPSAKPLNNNEVELSFRMGEKNGIRELSRTNVVENKSSIQIMKTSHVHKKDGSSFRSKSSMLERAIGELQKIVAESRPPGIENQEADASSQAMKRTRLTREMKLKLSKVARLAQASQGKISQELINRLMSILGHIVQLRTLKRNLKVMINMGLSAKQEKDHKFQHLKKEVVEMIKMRVPSLDSKAFEQQAGLSDDFQEVGSVEKGVNKRKFRMDAAMEDKICDLYDLFIDGLDEDSGPQIRKLYSENCGQTVSWITMVSKEQFVGQKRDAGHCTPNIRRR, translated from the exons ATGGGTGATGAGAGGAGTGATGGCGGTGAATCGTCGAGGGTTCAGCCGACTTGTTTGAGGAAGGGTGACCGACAGCTGTTCTCGGTGGAGCTCCGACCCGGAGAGACTACATTCGTGTCGTGGAGGAAGCTCGTGAAAGATGCCAGTAAGGGCTCCGGATCCGCCCGCTCGACTGATACGCCGGCCAACGCCCATCCCAACCTAGAGTCTCGTATCGCTCCC GCACAATTAGCTGAAAGCACAGAGATAGACGCACCTCATCCAAATCGTTACAGTGCGGTCATTGAGAAGATTGAGCGCCTTTACACT GGCAAGGATAGTAGTGATGAGGAAGATCTAATGGATATTCCTGATGATGATCAGTATGATACCGAAGACTCTTTTATTGATGATGCTGAATTG GATGAATATTTTGAAGTTGATAATTCTGCAATAAAGCACGATGGATTCTTTGTTAATCGGGGGAAGTTGGAACGCAT AAATGAACCTGCTCTAATACCTCACCAGCAACCAAAGAAAAGGCGAAGAAAAGATTCAACAAAGGCTCTTGGTGAGGATGGTGATGGTCGTGTATCCAATAAACCTGCAAAAGTCAGTAAGGCAGCAGCTGGAAAGTCAAATCCATTGCTCAATAATTCTTCTGCTCCATCTCAAAATTTAGCTGTGAATAGTGGTCACCATGAGGAAATGAAGTctgaaaatcaattgaatgcaTCTGGGAATTCTTCCAAGAAGAAGGCTGCTGATACCAAAATGATATCCGATCCTTCCCCATATTTAAATGTTCCAAATGGCGATGCTTCTGCATCTCAAGCAGATGCAAAAGATATTGAAAAGCCAAAGGCTGGAGATGTACAGGCAAAGAATCCCAGCCCTAAGTTGAAAGATGCCAGTGGATCCTCTGATGCCTCACATCAGAAATACTATGAGAAAAGTGCTTATTCAGTATCCAAAGTGCCATCTGCAAAACCATTGAATAATAATGAGGTGGAGCTATCTTTTCGAATGGGGGAAAAGAATGGAATCCGTGAACTGTCCCGCACTAACGTTGTAGAGAATAAATCTTCCATTCAAATAATG AAAACGTCTCATGTGCACAAGAAGGATGGTTCCAGTTTTAGGTCTAAAAGTTCAATGCTTGAAAGGGCCATAGGGGAGCTACAGAAGATTGTTGCAGAAT CAAGACCACCTGGGATCGAAAATCAAGAGGCGGATGCTTCATCCCAGGCAATGAAAAGGACTCGACTTACTCGAGAAATGAAGCTAAAGCTTTCTAAAGTTGCTAGACTAGCG CAGGCAAGCCAAGGGAAAATATCACAGGAGTTAATCAATCGCCTCATGAGCATTCTTGGTCACATAGTACAGCTCAGAACGTTAAAG AGAAACTTAAAAGTTATGATCAACATGGGTTTGTCAGCGAAGCAGGAGAAAGATCATAAATTTCAGCATCTAAAGAAGGAAGTGGTTGAGATGATAAAAATGCGCGTACCATCTTTAGATTCCAAG GCATTTGAACAACAAGCTGGCTTGTCAGATGATTTTCAAGAAGTTGGTTCAGTGGAAAAGGGAGTCAATAAAAGGAAATTTCGCATGGATGCTGCGATGGAGGACAAGATTTGTGATCTTTATGACCTTTTCATCGAT GGGTTGGATGAAGATTCTGGTCCACAAATCAGGAAGCTGTATTCAGAG AATTGTGGCCAAACGGTTTCATGGATAACCATGGTATCAAAAGAGCAATTTGTCGGGCAAAAGAGAGACGCAGGGCATTGTACACCCAACATAAG GAGACGATAA
- the LOC119996213 gene encoding uncharacterized protein LOC119996213 translates to MSTTPLILSSLPSLNLRNSYPSTTTAGATTGTPFPALTFKLTSLTLRRSRKSSFIVRADDGDADSGGPDDYDMDEDEVEEVDNKKDYDVEYEPLAAGAITVVDDDIAMVDSKSFMSIQGWDPEMVVDYRINEEEFHKISLQDCDFFIRKPPDPDNDVYDFREMYVTPPDTDIYSIPKVLAPMPQKYIRCAKSDYGCYNVTEPPIDAPRDPLYKSEKEIHKILLTKHYRNRRLNDPEFVLDFEEIYVINSKTKSITRAKVLVTAPGGRNRDRKRDLLVIRDNGTSFKIIDMSERDDPTTVIEREDWAKSRQDMERHLSKLRDFSISNWF, encoded by the exons ATGTCTACTACTCCTCTCATCCTTTCTTCCCTACCCTCCTTAAACCTCAGAAATTCATACccctccaccaccaccgccgGTGCGACTACGGGCACTCCGTTTCCCGCCCTCACATTCAAGCTCACGTCGCTTACCCTGCGCCGGTCCCGAAAATCTTCTTTCATTGTAAGGGCCGATGACGGTGACGCTGATTCCGGGGGCCCCGATGACTACGACATGGACGAGGACGAGGTGGAGGAGGTTGACAACAAGAAGGACTACGACGTCGAGTATGAACCCTTGGCTGCTGGGGCCATTACAGTTGTGGATGACGACATCGCCATGGTTGACAGCAAGAGCTTCATGTCCATCCAAGGCTGGGATCCCGAGATGGTCGTCGATTATAGAATCAACGAGGAGGAGTTCCACAAGATTAGTTTGCAGGACTGCGATTTCTTCATAAGAAAACCTCCGGACCCGGACAATGACGTCTATGATTTCAGGGAG ATGTATGTGACGCCGCCAGACACGGATATTTACTCAATACCGAAGGTTCTTGCTCCAATGCCTCAGAAG TACATACGATGTGCAAAAAGTGATTATGGATGTTATAATGTTACAGAGCCACCCATTGATGCTCCTCGGGATCCTTTGTATAAGTCTGAAAAGGAGATACATAAG ATTTTGTTGACGAAGCATTACAGGAATCGGAGGCTGAATGACCCAGAGTTTGTGCTTGATTTTGAGGAGATTTATGTTATCAACTCCAAAACAAAGTCAATTACTAGAGCAAAAGTTTTG GTCACAGCTCCAGGAGGAAGAAACAGGGACAGAAAGAGGGATTTGCTTGTTATACGGGATAATGGAACCTCTTTCAAAATAATTGATATG aGTGAGAGAGATGATCCCACCACTGTGATAGAGAGAGAGGACTGGGCCAAGTCTAGACAAGACAT